The nucleotide window CTATCGCGTCAAGTGTCGCACAAAGAGGAAATGATGACGGTTCGGGCGATGTACCTCTATTGGTTTGTGAGCAACGATGGAGTTGTGGCGCAGACCGCCAAACACCACTGGGCCTCTTCCATGCAGGTTATCCGCGAAGGCACTGTCAAACGGTGGGCCTATGTGTCCATGTTAGCGTTGTATGCGCCGGGACAGGAGGCGTCAACATTGGCGCGGGTGAAACAGCTTATAGCTGAAATCGTGCCGCAAGTGCATCTTGATTCCACCCTTCCCGCCATGCTAACCAAACGCTAAATAAGACTTTCTTTTTTTGAAGCGTTGTGGTACCAGTGGTCTTCTCGGACAACGATAAGTTATGTTACGGCGATATCGCCAATTGCGCACGCGAATGCATCAGGTCGTGGACACGGCCTTGTTTATGGTTGCGTTTTGGCTCGCGCATATCCTTCGCACTTGCTGGGGCTGGAGTCATGATCCCATCGGGCCTTTCGATGATTATATCTGGCTGTGGGCGGTGATTCTGCCCGTGTCGCCATTTGTGCTGGAATGGCAGGGCGTCTATGGGCGTCCGGTGATTGCTACGCGTCGGGAGATGTTTTGGCCGTTATTCAAGGCCAGCGCGTGGGTGGCCGTGATCTGCATTCTGGCGACGTTTTTGGTGCGGGAACAGTTGGCGCGCGGCGTATTCCCCTTGTTCGGTGCGATTAGTTTGTTGCTGGTCCTCATCAAGGAAGAGTGTCAGCGAGCGATTTATCGCACGAATTTTGGCATGGCTCAACTAAAACGGCGCGTCATCCTGGTGGGACGCAAAGTGGACAGTGACGGTTTCCGTGAAAGACTCCAACGGTCGTCGTTGCCCATCGAATTGGTGGCGGAACTGGATTTGAACCAACAATCCATCGAGAACCTGGCCGATCAGTTGCACGAACTCTCTCCGAGCGGGGTGATTCTTTGTGCCAATCATGCGTACTTCCCTCAAATCGAGAAAGCCATCCAGATTTGTGAATTGGAGGGGGTGGATACCTGGTTGGTGGCCGACTTTTTCCGAACCAAGACCTTCCGCTTGAGCGCGGATGATTTCCACGGTCTGCCGGTGCTGGTTTTCAGCTCGGCACCCGAGGCATCCTGGCAGGCCGTGGTCAAGCAGTTTATGGATGTGGTTCTGGCGTTGCTGGGGTTGGTCGTATTGAGCCCCTTGTTTATGGTTCTGGCCATCCTCATCAAATTCACCTCCAAAGGCCCCGTTCTGTTTCGTCAGCAGCGTTGCGGGCTGAACGGCCAGCCTTTTACCATGTATAAGTTTCGCACCATGGTGCTGGACGCGGAGGCGCGCCAGTACGAACTCGCCGCAAGGAATGAGATGAGCGGCCCGGTTTTCAAGGTGACCAATGATCCTCGTATCACTTCGGTTGGCCAGTTCCTTCGCAAGTTCAGTTTGGATGAATTGCCGCAAATTATCAATGTCTTGCGCGGTGAAATGAGCCTGGTGGGACCGCGTCCGCTCCCAGTCCACGAGGTCAAGCGATTCGATAACCACGCTTTTCGCCGCCGTCTAAGCGTCAAGCCCGGGCTAACCTGCCTCTGGCAAATCAGCGGGCGCAACCAGGTGCAGGATTTCCGCGATTGGGTCCGCTTGGATCTCGAATATATTGATAATTGGTCCCTTTGGCTGGACATCAAAATCCTGTTCAAAACCGTTCCGGTCGTCATTGTGGGCACCGGTGCCAAGTAAAACCCAATCCACATCGTTCCGTTTTTACTTATGAAAAAAAGCAAACGTCCGGCGGCCGTTGCCGCCCCAGTCGCCAAGACCGCCCTTCAACCTGTTTCTGTGGTAATGGGAGGCGCTGGTTTTTTAGGTTCGCACTTGGTGGATTATTTGTTGGCCCGCGAGCACAAGGTGGTGGTCATGGATAATTTCGTGACGGGCTCGGTGGATAACATTGACCATCTGGCAGGCAACCGGAATTTCCGCTTTATCCAGCAGGATGTTACGGAATTTCTGTTTTTACAAGGCCCGGTGGATTACGTATGGCACTTTGCCTCACCCGCCAGCCCGGTGGATTATCTGGAGTTACCCATCCAAACCTTGAAAGTGGGTTCGCTGGGCACCCATAAAGCGCTTGGGTTGGCGCGTGAAAAAGGCGCTCGCTTTCTGCTGGCTTCCACCTCGGAGGTCTATGGTGACCCTTTGGTTCATCCCCAGCGTGAGGAATACTGGGGCAACGTCAATACCATTGGGCCGCGCGGATGCTACGATGAATCCAAACGATTCGCCGAAGCCATGGTCATGGCGTACCAACGCGAGCACAAGATGCAGACGCGCATCGTGCGCATTTTCAACACGTATGGACCGCGCATGCGCCTGCGGGATGGCCGGGTAGTGCCGGCGTTTGTCAGCCAAGCACTTAACCATGAGCCGCTTACCGTGTTCGGCGAGGGGAATCAAACCCGTAGTTTTTGTTATTGTGCTGATTTGATCGAGGGCATTTACCGCTTAATGATGAGTGACTATTCTTTGCCGGTAAACATTGGTAACCCGCACGAAATCACGGTACTGGATTTTGCCAAGGAAATCATCCGCCTTACCGGGTCTCGCAGTCGTATCAGTTATAAGCCATTGCCGCAGGATGATCCTAAACAGCGCCGGCCGGATATTACCAAGGCGCGTACCATGCTTGGTTGGGAACCCGCCGTCAAATTGGAAGAGGGGCTGGCCAAGACAATCGCCTATTTCCGCAACAAGATTTGAGCGCGTCCGAGGTAGTACGATGGCTTTAGTATCTGCGCTTGGCATCCGCAGTTGCGTTTGGGTGAAATTCCATTATGGTTGGCTTGGTTTGATAATGGATTGAAGCCCATGAATTGTTTGGCGGCACATTATCCACTGCCTCGCATTCGTGAGAAGGTGGAGCGCGGCGAACGGATTAATGAATCCGAAGCGTTGCAATTGCTGGAGTGCCGCGATCTGAATGCCGTCGGCACGCTGGCGGATTTGGCCCGTGAGCGGCGGGTTGGCAACCGGGCCAGCTATATCGTCAATCGCTATATCAATTATTCTAATTACTGCGTTCTTTCCTGTCAGTTCTGTGCCTTTTCCCGTAAGAAGCGCAATGGGGATGGATTTGAATTATCCATTGAGGATATTGTCCAAAAGGCTCGGGAAGCCTTGGCGGTAGGCGTCACGGAATTACATATCGTTGGCGGGCTGCATCCCGGCCTGCCATTTTCATATTACACCGACCTGTTGCGCACGCTGAAAGCGTTGGATGCCCGACTGCAACTGAAGTGCTTCACCGCCATTGAGATCCGACACTTGGCTTGGCTGGCCAAAAAGGGAATCGGTGATACGCTGGAGTTGTTGAAAGACGCCGGATTGGATTCCTTGACGGGTGGCGGGGCGGAAATTTTTAAAAAAGATGTCCGGGAAGCCATTGCGCGGGGTAAAGAGACTGCCGAAGAGTATCTTGATGTCCATCGCGTCTGGCACCGCATGGGAGGACGCAGTACCAGCACCATGCTCTATGGCCATGTGGAAACACTGGCAGATCGGGTGGATCATTTGCGCCACCTGCGGGATTTGCAGGATGAAACCGGTGGATTTTGTGGTTTGATTCCGCTGCCGTACCAACCGGAAAACAATGCCATCCCGGTCCATCATGCTCCCACCGGATTTGACTCCCTCCGTACCATCGCGGTGAGCCGGATTTATCTCGATAATGTGGATCATATCACGGCGTACTGGGTCGGCCTCGGGATGAAATTGGCCCAGGTGGCGCTGAGTTTTGGCGCGGATGATTTGCATGGGACGATTGGTGAGGAGCATATTTTCCGCATGGCGGGAGCTAAATCTCCACAATTGCAAACCGAGTTGGAGATGGTCAAAGCCATTCGCGAGGTTGGACGGATACCGGTACAACGGAACACCTTTTATGAGCCGATCAAGATTTGGGAGGACTGGCAGACTGTGAAAATGGCTAATCACAAACAGGTTTCGCATATTTTACAGGAAAACTTGGTAACCGGGTAGTCAACCATGGATGACACTAACAAATTACCAAAATTGCGACTGGCCGCCAGGGAGACCATCGAGGAAATGACCCGGCGTGTGGACCGCCAGCAGCGTGCGGAAGGATTGCAACGGGAATCGCGGTTGGAAAATTCCCTTGCCCCTTTCCGGGTTGGTTCGGTGCCACACCTGAATGCCGCGCCGCTCACGCGTGGGTTGGAGGATCAAATTCTGTACGCCCCTCCCTCCCAATTGGCCGAGTTATTGCGGAATGACCAGTTGGATGCCGCGCTAATCAGCGTCACCGAGGTGTTGTTTTCTGATCGGTATGACGTGCTGGATGGGGTGGCGATTGGCTCTTTGGGGGAAGTGAAAAGCGTTTTTTTGGCTCATCGTAAGCCATTGGAAAGCCTGCGCGAGGTCTATTGCGACACGGCTTCTCTCACGAGTGTCAATCTGTTGAAAGTGATCTTGGCTGAGCGCGGCTTGCATCCTGAATATAAACCGCTTCCAGATTATGAGTCTGCGTCCAATTTGGACGCTGTGATGCTGATAGGCGATCACGCGCTCAATTTTCTATTTAGTGGTCCACCGCATGAAATTCTCGACCTGGGGGCCGCGTGGAGCGAGTTGACCAGCCTGCCTTTTGTTTATGCGGTCTGGGCGTTGCGGCGCGGTGTTGAAAATGAGAAATTACGACGAATATTATTGGAAGCCAAGGACTTCGGGTTGGATACCATGGAGACATTACTCCTGAGTAGAAATGAATATGACTACGATTTTCGCAAGGATTACTTAACTTGGCATATTCATTATCATTTCGGTACCGACGAACGTTGTGGATTGAACAAGTTTGCCGAACTGCTACAAAAACATCAGCAGTCGCCAATCTACCCTATTCACTTTGTAGCCTAGTGCTGTTTACGATATGTCTATTTATTGGACAGTCTGTCTTAAAACTGTACACTTAATGTACAGTTTTCGGTTTTTCTGGCATGGTTTTAAACAGTATTCGTCACCTGTTTGAATTGGTATCCCCCTTTGTTTTCAGGGATAAATTCTGTCTGTAGGGTATTATGGGCATATATTTATAGTTCATATTTGACATTGGCACAAGGTGTGCTATACTATTTTGTACGGTCGGCATACGGTAATCAGTGAACGAAGATTGTACTAATAATTGGACTGTATGCCATGTTCACGCCGTGTACGGTAAAACAAAAAAACAAAACACAGAAAGAACAAAGCATATGAAACTGCAAACCTCGCGCCAGAGCGCCTTCACATTGGTAGAAATCATGATCGTTGTGGCGATCATCGGCTTATTGGCCGCCATCGCCATTCCGAACTTCGTGAAAGCCCGCACCACGGCCCAGAAGAATGCCTGCATCAACAACTTGCGGCAGATTGATGGTGCCAAGGAACAGTGGGCGCTCGAAAATAAGAAGACCACGGCGGATACCCCCGTGACCTCCGATCTGATCGGGGCCACCTCTTATATCAAGCAGTCCCCGTCCTGCCCTGGTGCTGGTACGTATTCATTCAATGCGGTCGGGACCAAACCGGCCTGCAGTGCCGCGACCAGCGATCATACCCTGTAATCGTAGGGTTGACTTCAAAGCTTGGAGGCTCGCGCTTCCAAGCTTTTTTTTTGTCTGCAAGAGCATCCGATAGAACGATTGGTCTGATTTGTGAAGCTGAGAGATGTTGAAACACTGTTTATGACACCGTGCGCTTGCTCCTCCCGAAGGGATTTCATACGGAATTCATTGCACGGTGCTGCCGCGCTGGCCGCGTGGAAATTGCCCGTTGCCTTTGGCGCTGAAGCCGAAACGGTCGCCAAAAACTTTACCAGCCGTGTGGCACTTACCTCCGGCAACGACCGTGCGGATCTCGCCTTCAAGGCGTTGGTGCCTTTCAAAAAGGAAATAGCCGCCGCCATCGGTGATAAACGGGTCATCCTCAAGCCGAACAACGTCGCCATTGACCGTCCCCTCTGCGCCAGTGATGCCGCCAATCTGGAAGGCATCTTGGAATTCCTGAAGTCCATTGGCAAAACCAACGTTGTCATCGCCGAGTCCGCCGCGAACGGTCCCTCGCTCGAAGGCTTTGCCAATTACGGCTACGATAAGCTCGCTGGCAAATATGGCGCCAAGCTGATGGATCTCGACCAGGAAGGGTTCGAGATTCTGCATTGCTTCGACGAACTGGATTTTCGGCCGCACCCGCTTCGCGCCTCCAAGGTGTTACTTGATCCCAACAACTTCATCATCTCAGCGGCGAAATTCAAGACGCACGACCGCGTCCTCGCCACCCTGTCGCTGAAAAACATTGTGGTCGGTGCGCCGATCAAGGATGCCGGTTTCAGGTGGGGGCCCGGCAGCAAACGCGGGGCCAAGAATGACAAGTCCCTCACTCATGGCAGCGGTTTCCGGGGCATCAACTATAACCTCTTTGCGCTCGCGCCGCGCCTTCACCCACACCTGGCGGTGATTGACGGCTACGAAGGCATGGAGGGCAATGGTCCGGTCGGCGGCACACCGGTGGACCATAAAGTGTGCGTGGCAAGTTTGGACTGGCTGGCGGCGGACCGCACGGCGGTGGAATTGATGGGCATTGATTTCGCCCAGGTTGGCTACCTGAATTTTTGCGGTCAGGCCGGCATGGGTGAAACCGACTTGGCAAAGATCGAAATCCTCGGCCCCAATCTCAAAGACCACATTAAACCCTACAAGCTGGCCAAGAACATTGAGCAACAGTTGATCTGGATGACGCCGGTGAAGAAAAGCTGAGGATTCCCGCAGGCTAAAACGCCAAATTCATAATGGTTTGCTTCATGAACACGGTAACCCGAGTGCTCCTGTATGGCGGCTTGCTGGTGGGATTGTGCGCGTGCCGCCTCGTGCCAATGGCACCGGCTGATAAGACCGGCTCGGCCACGCCGACCGGCGGCGCACTGAATCTCAAGGAGTACCGCACTGTGGCTACGGCGATTACCGCGGTGCAATCGCCGGCCAGTGCCACGGTAACGGTCAATCAGTCGGGATATTTGGGGGTGGAAGTTGAATCACTCCGCAACGGCAGTTTGCGCGTTACCATGGTTGAACCAGCCTCCCCGGCGGCAGTGGGCGGAATTCAGGCCGGCGACCTGTTGCTGGCACTAAACGGTGAAGCACTCAAGACCCGGGAGGGCTTGCATGAACAATTGCAGTCGCTTGAGACCGGGAAACCAGTTCGCTTGCGCTTGGCGCGTGCCAGTGCGCAACTGGAAGTCCCCGTAACACCGGGGCTTCTCAGCCAGCCGTTGAAGGTGGCGGGCGAACGCGGTTTGTTGGGACTTTCGGTGGGCGAGCCTACCGATGGCGCTGGGTTGCCGATCACTCGCGTCACCACCGGTTTGCCAGCGGACAAGGCCGGAATCCGCCACGGCGACGTGTTGTTAAAAATCGGGGATACGCCACTTTTCACACCATCCGATCTCACGGTTCTCCTGACGGAACACAGTCCGGGTGAGACGGTCACGGTAACCTATCGTAGCAAGGAGAAGGTTGCCAAACAGGCACTGACGCTGGTGCCGGATCCGAACGCGGAGGATACCTCGTACATTCGTTCAACACATAATCTCTGGAAACAACCCGTTTTTCGCGTCGCCGTGGTGCCGGTCGAATATTTGGATGTCAAACACAACCCGCGCATCATCACGAACGAATGGGCGCAGGCCTTTTTCAGTCGGGGTGTTTATCACGATAAAACCAACGCTACCGGGCAGACCGTATATGGAAGTCTGGCGGATTATTATGCGGAACAATCCGGCGGGACACTGCGGGTGTCGGGTAGCGTGTTTGATTGGGTGGAGTTGCCAAAGAAACGCGCGGATTACGCGCCGTCTGGAAGCAACGTGAGCCACAGTGTTTTCTTCACCAACGCGCTGAATTTGCTGATGGCGAGAGTGGGGCGGGAGACACTGACCAATTTTGACGGATTCGTGTTTGTTTTTGCCGGCGACCGCTTTCCGGGAGCCAGCCGTAATAGTTTATACTGGCCGCATAAGTCCAATCTCAATTGGCAGGGCCGGCGCTGGCCGATTGTCATCTGCCCGGAAGGTGGCGCACGCATGAACAACATCAGCGTGTTCTGCCATGAATTCGGGCACGTCCTGGGGTTGCCTGATCTTTATGCCCGGCCGGAGAATCCGGGTTCCGAAGGGCTTGGCCGGTGGTGCGCCATGTCCCATCAAAGCCCCGGCGGACAACCGCAGCATTTCTCGGCCTGGTGCAAGGAACAGTTGGGCTGGCTCAAACCGGCGGTGCTGGATCCGACCGTGAAACAAAAACTGCTGCTCGGTCCGGTGGAAGGGTCCACTCGCGAATGTTACAAAATTCTGGTGCGGCGCGACGGCTCTGAATATTTCCTGCTGGAAAATCGGCGAAAGACCGGTTTTGACCAAAGCCTGCCGGCGGAGGGATTACTGATCTGGCGCGTGGTGAGAAATCATCCGATCCTGGAGGAATCCCATGGAGTGGAGGGGCCGTTGGGGCCACGGGTTTACCTGCGTTCAGTTCCTTATCCCAGCGAGGCGAATCACGCCTTCACGCCGTTTACAATTCCCTCCAGCCGGTCTTTGCTTGGCGGCGGCCTGCCCGTGCACCTGACCGGCATTCGCCGGTTATCCGATGGCCGTATCGCCTTCCAGATCGGATACGAATATGAGTGATGGCTTGCATCATGTTTGAGCAGAACTCCGGACTTGGATGCTATTATCTGAGCCTGTTCGGCAAGGACGTCAAGAAGGGCCAGACTCTCATCGGCCATGCGCGCATGGCCTTCGGCAAAAATATTACCGAAGAACAGGCCATCCAAAAATATCAGGACTATCTCAAGGGCCTCAAACGGTAGAAATCCGCTCAATGGGTCAAAACACTGGCTGGCACAATGCGCTTGGGCTGACCCGGGGGTTGCCACAAAAACCGGCAACCGGCATCCCCTTCGTTCTCATAGTACTCCAGCTTCAGCGCGTGTTCGCCGGCTTGTAGTTCCACTTCCCCGGACTTTTCCACCATGGGATGCATGCCGTCGTTATCCACCACCTGGTTACCATTAATGAACAGGCGTGAACCATCATCCGATTCCACATAAAAGGTGTAACGGCCCGGCTCGGTCACCTTCAATTTGCCAGTCCAACGAATATAAAAGTGATCGCTCAGCGTGGTGCCGGGCCAGGAATCCGTGCCCACATTCACGTTGATCTTGCGGTCCACCCGCTCCACGGTGGGCCGTTTGTCCGCACTGATACTGGGAAAACTCTCCACGGCCCCATCCAATGCGAACAACTCCGCCTTCAAACCCGCGTTGGGCTGGTCTATCAGCTTGGAGGCTGGGCAGTAAAGCGCGGTTGCCGGGACGATTTGTTTCTCCCGATCCGGCTGTTGCCAGGAGAATTTGCAGCCTGCCTGGCCATCGTTTTCATAATAGTCAATCCGCACCTCGTGTTCCCCGGATCGTAATTCTATCTCGCCGGATTTTTCCTCCATGGCGTGCAGGCCCCCATTATCCACCACCTGCCGTCCGTCAATAAACAGACGCGACCCATCATCCGATTCGAGAAAAAACGTGTATTTGCCATCGGTCGGCACGCGCAAAAAACCGTCCCAACGAATGGAAAAATGATCCTTCAACTCGGTCCCCGGCCAGGCCTCATCACCGACATTGACATCAATTGTGGCGTCCACTCGCTCCAGGGTCGGCTTTTTCCCTTCCGCAATGGTGGGGAAGTCTTCCAGCGCCGATTCAAAGGCATGGATTGTCGCCCGCAAACCGGCGACCGTGCCCTTGGGGGATGGTTCGGCCGGGGGTGCCTGACAGGATAGCACATTGGCAGGCACGATTTCCTTATCTTTACCCGGCGCCTGCCATAGGAACTTGCAGCCGGCCTGCCCGTCATTTTCAAAGTACTCGATTTTAAGGTCATGGTCCCCGGCTTTAAGCTGTGTCTCCCCCGATTTTTCCTCCATGGCATGGAGTCCGCCGTGATCCACGACCTGCTGGCCGTCAATGAACAGGCGCGACCCGTCATCTGACACCAGGAAAAATGCGTAT belongs to Verrucomicrobiota bacterium and includes:
- a CDS encoding UDP-glucuronic acid decarboxylase family protein, with product MKKSKRPAAVAAPVAKTALQPVSVVMGGAGFLGSHLVDYLLAREHKVVVMDNFVTGSVDNIDHLAGNRNFRFIQQDVTEFLFLQGPVDYVWHFASPASPVDYLELPIQTLKVGSLGTHKALGLAREKGARFLLASTSEVYGDPLVHPQREEYWGNVNTIGPRGCYDESKRFAEAMVMAYQREHKMQTRIVRIFNTYGPRMRLRDGRVVPAFVSQALNHEPLTVFGEGNQTRSFCYCADLIEGIYRLMMSDYSLPVNIGNPHEITVLDFAKEIIRLTGSRSRISYKPLPQDDPKQRRPDITKARTMLGWEPAVKLEEGLAKTIAYFRNKI
- a CDS encoding type II secretion system protein, giving the protein MKLQTSRQSAFTLVEIMIVVAIIGLLAAIAIPNFVKARTTAQKNACINNLRQIDGAKEQWALENKKTTADTPVTSDLIGATSYIKQSPSCPGAGTYSFNAVGTKPACSAATSDHTL
- a CDS encoding PA14 domain-containing protein, with the translated sequence MKIITAFLLCCSAGLGWALAAAETTQPGLLAEFYPSDNAIEEFPNIPAERAPALKRVDATINVDVGDDAWPGTRWSDHFFIRWTGKIRIAAEGKYAFFLVSDDGSRLFIDGQQVVDHGGLHAMEEKSGETQLKAGDHDLKIEYFENDGQAGCKFLWQAPGKDKEIVPANVLSCQAPPAEPSPKGTVAGLRATIHAFESALEDFPTIAEGKKPTLERVDATIDVNVGDEAWPGTELKDHFSIRWDGFLRVPTDGKYTFFLESDDGSRLFIDGRQVVDNGGLHAMEEKSGEIELRSGEHEVRIDYYENDGQAGCKFSWQQPDREKQIVPATALYCPASKLIDQPNAGLKAELFALDGAVESFPSISADKRPTVERVDRKINVNVGTDSWPGTTLSDHFYIRWTGKLKVTEPGRYTFYVESDDGSRLFINGNQVVDNDGMHPMVEKSGEVELQAGEHALKLEYYENEGDAGCRFLWQPPGQPKRIVPASVLTH
- a CDS encoding DUF362 domain-containing protein, which encodes MHGAAALAAWKLPVAFGAEAETVAKNFTSRVALTSGNDRADLAFKALVPFKKEIAAAIGDKRVILKPNNVAIDRPLCASDAANLEGILEFLKSIGKTNVVIAESAANGPSLEGFANYGYDKLAGKYGAKLMDLDQEGFEILHCFDELDFRPHPLRASKVLLDPNNFIISAAKFKTHDRVLATLSLKNIVVGAPIKDAGFRWGPGSKRGAKNDKSLTHGSGFRGINYNLFALAPRLHPHLAVIDGYEGMEGNGPVGGTPVDHKVCVASLDWLAADRTAVELMGIDFAQVGYLNFCGQAGMGETDLAKIEILGPNLKDHIKPYKLAKNIEQQLIWMTPVKKS
- the mqnE gene encoding aminofutalosine synthase MqnE, with the protein product MNCLAAHYPLPRIREKVERGERINESEALQLLECRDLNAVGTLADLARERRVGNRASYIVNRYINYSNYCVLSCQFCAFSRKKRNGDGFELSIEDIVQKAREALAVGVTELHIVGGLHPGLPFSYYTDLLRTLKALDARLQLKCFTAIEIRHLAWLAKKGIGDTLELLKDAGLDSLTGGGAEIFKKDVREAIARGKETAEEYLDVHRVWHRMGGRSTSTMLYGHVETLADRVDHLRHLRDLQDETGGFCGLIPLPYQPENNAIPVHHAPTGFDSLRTIAVSRIYLDNVDHITAYWVGLGMKLAQVALSFGADDLHGTIGEEHIFRMAGAKSPQLQTELEMVKAIREVGRIPVQRNTFYEPIKIWEDWQTVKMANHKQVSHILQENLVTG
- a CDS encoding menaquinone biosynthesis protein, which codes for MDDTNKLPKLRLAARETIEEMTRRVDRQQRAEGLQRESRLENSLAPFRVGSVPHLNAAPLTRGLEDQILYAPPSQLAELLRNDQLDAALISVTEVLFSDRYDVLDGVAIGSLGEVKSVFLAHRKPLESLREVYCDTASLTSVNLLKVILAERGLHPEYKPLPDYESASNLDAVMLIGDHALNFLFSGPPHEILDLGAAWSELTSLPFVYAVWALRRGVENEKLRRILLEAKDFGLDTMETLLLSRNEYDYDFRKDYLTWHIHYHFGTDERCGLNKFAELLQKHQQSPIYPIHFVA
- a CDS encoding M6 family metalloprotease domain-containing protein; this translates as MNTVTRVLLYGGLLVGLCACRLVPMAPADKTGSATPTGGALNLKEYRTVATAITAVQSPASATVTVNQSGYLGVEVESLRNGSLRVTMVEPASPAAVGGIQAGDLLLALNGEALKTREGLHEQLQSLETGKPVRLRLARASAQLEVPVTPGLLSQPLKVAGERGLLGLSVGEPTDGAGLPITRVTTGLPADKAGIRHGDVLLKIGDTPLFTPSDLTVLLTEHSPGETVTVTYRSKEKVAKQALTLVPDPNAEDTSYIRSTHNLWKQPVFRVAVVPVEYLDVKHNPRIITNEWAQAFFSRGVYHDKTNATGQTVYGSLADYYAEQSGGTLRVSGSVFDWVELPKKRADYAPSGSNVSHSVFFTNALNLLMARVGRETLTNFDGFVFVFAGDRFPGASRNSLYWPHKSNLNWQGRRWPIVICPEGGARMNNISVFCHEFGHVLGLPDLYARPENPGSEGLGRWCAMSHQSPGGQPQHFSAWCKEQLGWLKPAVLDPTVKQKLLLGPVEGSTRECYKILVRRDGSEYFLLENRRKTGFDQSLPAEGLLIWRVVRNHPILEESHGVEGPLGPRVYLRSVPYPSEANHAFTPFTIPSSRSLLGGGLPVHLTGIRRLSDGRIAFQIGYEYE
- a CDS encoding sugar transferase produces the protein MLRRYRQLRTRMHQVVDTALFMVAFWLAHILRTCWGWSHDPIGPFDDYIWLWAVILPVSPFVLEWQGVYGRPVIATRREMFWPLFKASAWVAVICILATFLVREQLARGVFPLFGAISLLLVLIKEECQRAIYRTNFGMAQLKRRVILVGRKVDSDGFRERLQRSSLPIELVAELDLNQQSIENLADQLHELSPSGVILCANHAYFPQIEKAIQICELEGVDTWLVADFFRTKTFRLSADDFHGLPVLVFSSAPEASWQAVVKQFMDVVLALLGLVVLSPLFMVLAILIKFTSKGPVLFRQQRCGLNGQPFTMYKFRTMVLDAEARQYELAARNEMSGPVFKVTNDPRITSVGQFLRKFSLDELPQIINVLRGEMSLVGPRPLPVHEVKRFDNHAFRRRLSVKPGLTCLWQISGRNQVQDFRDWVRLDLEYIDNWSLWLDIKILFKTVPVVIVGTGAK